ACCTGGCGCGATGGCTCGCAGACCAGGCTGGTGATCACTCCAGACTCGGTCGACAGGGCAAAGTATGTTGCGGGTGAGAGCGTCGACGCGGCAGGAAACCGGATACCGGACGGCGCCGCGTCAAACAGCGATACGGGCCAAGGCTATTCGGGCTCGTATCATTTCAGCAACGACGGGGACTATCAGAGCTGGGTGGATACCGCACATCTGTATGGTGTCAGGATTGAGATCAATCCCGGATCGGCCCCGACGGGTCCCATCTGCAGATGGGATGGCCGACAACTTCATTGCCAGGTGCCCCGCTAACGCATTCCTGGCCTGGCCTGGTCAGCGCCGTGCCGCCACGTATGCGCGCCCCAGCACTGCCGCGCCGCCATTGCAGCGGCGCGGCCCTTGCCAATCAACGCAGACCGGTCTCGTTGCGGGCGATCACCAGGCGCTGGATTTCCGAAGTGCCTTCATAGATCTCGGTGATCTTGGCATCACGGAAGTAGCGCTCCAGCGGCATTTCCTTCGAATAGCCCATGCCGCCATGGATCTGCACCGCCTGGTGGGTGATCCACATTGCGGCTTCCGAAGCGGTCAGCTTGGCCACCGCCGCTTCGGTGCTGAAACGCTTGCCCTGGCCCTTCACCCATGCCGCGCGCAGGGTAAGCAGCAGCGCTGCATCCAGCTTGCACTTCATGTCGGCGATCTTGGCCTGGGTCATCTGGAAGGTACCGATGGCCGCGCCGAACGCCTTGCGCTCCTTCACGTATTCCAGGGTCGCTTCATAGGCAGCACGGGCGATGCCGATGGCCTGCGATGCGATGCCGATGCGGCCCGCGTCCAGCACGCTCATGGCGATCTTGAAGCCCTCGCCTTCCTGGCCCAGCACGTCCTCAGCCTGCGCCACGTAGTCGTTGAACTCGATTTCGCAGGTGGCCGAGGCACGGATGCCCAGCTTCGGCTCGGTCTTGCCGCGGCCGAAACCCGCCTTGTCGGTGTCGATGATGAAGGCGGTGATGCCGCGCGCGCCCTTGTCCGGCTCGCTCATCGCGAACAGCACGATGTACTTGGCCACCGGGCCGGAGGTGATCCAGCTCTTCTTGCCGTTGATCACGAAGGTACCGTCGGCCTGCTTCACCGCGCGGCAGCGCATGGCGGTCGCATCCGAACCCGACTGCGGTTCGGTCAGCGCGAATGCACCGATGGCCTCGCCTTCGGCGATCGCACGCACGTAGGTCTGCTTCTGCGCTTCGGTACCGTGGGTGAGGATGCCGTTGCAGAACAGCGAGTTGTTCACCGACATGATGGTCGAATGGGCTGCGTCGGCGGCGGCGACCTCCACCATCGCCAGCACGTACGCGATCGGGTCCATGCCCGCGCCGCCGTATTCGGTCGGCACTTCGATGCCCATCAGGCCGTTCTCGCCGAGCAGGCGGATGTTGTCCAGCGGGAACTCGCCGGTACGGTCATGATGCTCCGCACTCGGGGCGATCTTCTCCTGCGCGATCCGCCGCGCCACGTCCTGCAGCATCAACTGCTCTTCGGTAAAGCTGAAATCCACAACACCCTCCCGGGTACATGATGTTATGGGCCGCGCACGGCGTGCCCAGGTGCCCCGATTGTACCGGGGCCAGGCGGCATCCGTACGCCAGCGACTTGACCGCTGCAGGCCTTGTCAGCGAACATATCTCTATATCGCGATAGGTAGATATTTATGGATCTTGAAGACTGGTCGACCCGCCTGAAGGTGTTCGCCGACGCGACCCGCGTGCGCCTGTTGGCGCTGCTGGAGCAGGAAGAACTGACCGTGGCCGAACTGTCGGCGATCACCCGGCTGGCACAGCCGCGCGTGTCCACCCACCTGGCGCGCCTGAAGGAAGCCGGCCTGGTCCGCGACCGCCGTGCAGGCGTGTCGGCCTATTACCGCTTCGACGAAGCCCAGCTGGACCCGGCGCAGCGTGCATTGTGGCATGCCTTGAGCAACGGAAGCGATGACCCGCTGCTGCGCCAGGACGCTGAACGCGTCGCCGCCGTACTGGCCCACCGCGCCTCCGACCAGAACTGGGCCGACAGCGTGGCCGGCGACATGGAACGCCACTACTCTCCCGGACGGACCTGGGAGGCGCTGGCGCGTACCGCGCTGCCGCTGCTGGAAACCGGCGACGTGCTGGACATCGCCTCCGGCGACGGCGTGCTGGCCGAACTGGTGGCCCCGCATGCCAAGCGCTACATCTGCATCGATACCAGCGCGCGCGTGGTTGCCGCCGCCAGCGAGCGCCTGCGCCGCCTGCCCAACGTGGAAGTGCGCGAGGGCGACATGCATGCACTCCCCTTCAAGGACAGCAGCTTCGACCTGGTGGTGCTGATGCACGCACTCACCTACGCCAGCAAACCGGCACAGGCGGTCACCGAAGCCGCACGCGTGCTGCGCCCGGGGGGCCGCCTGCTGCTGTGCAGCCTGGCCCGGCATGAACACAAGGCGGCGGTGGAAGCCTACGGCCACGTCAATCTCGGCTTCAGCGACAAGGAGCTGCGCAGGTTCGTCGACAAGGCCGGCCTGCAGGTCTCAAGCCTGGAGACGGTCACCCGCGAAAAGCGCCCGCCGCACTTCGAAGTGATTTCGCTGATCGCCAACAAACCCTGAGCCCGAGACCGCCATGTCCACGCTGCCCTGGTTGCATCCTGATCGTGCCAACGCCCTGCTCGATGCCCTGCGCGAGCGGATCCTGATCATCGACGGTGCGATGGGCACGATGATCCAGCGCCATGGCCTGCAGGAAGACGACTACCGCGGCGAGCGCTTCGCCGGCGGCTACGACCACGTACACGGCCCGGGCTGTGACCAAGGCACACCTGAAGGTCACGATCTCAAAGGCAACAACGATCTGCTGCTGTTGACCCGGCCGCAGGTCATCGCCGACATCCACACCGCCTATCTCGAAGCCGGTGCGGATCTGGTCGAAACCAACACCTTCAACGCCACCTCGGTCAGCCAGGCCGACTACCACCTCGAACACCTGGTCTATGAGCTGAACAAGGCGGGCGCTGCGGTAGCTCGCGCCTGCTGCGATGCCGCCGCTGCACGCACCCCGGGCAAACCGCGCTTTGTCATCGGCGTGCTTGGCCCGACCAGCCGCACGGCCTCGATCAGTCCCGATGTCAACGACCCGGGCTTCCGCAACACAAGCTTCGATGAACTGCGCGACACCTACCGCGAAGCGATCGACGGCCTGATTGACGGCGGTGCCGACACGATCATGGTCGAGACCATCTTCGACACGCTCAATGCCAAAGCCGCGCTCTATGCGCTGGAGGAGGCGTTCGATGCACGTGGCGCGCGCCTGCCGGTGATGATCTCCGGCACCATCACCGACGCGTCGGGACGCACATTGTCGGGGCAGACGGCAGAAGCGTTCCATGCCTCGCTGGCCCATGCGCGCCCTCTGTCGATCGGGCTGAACTGTGCGCTGGGTGCCGATGCGATGCGCCCGCACGTGGAAACCTTGTCGCAGGTGTCGGACTGCTATGTCAGTGCGCACCCCAATGCGGGCCTGCCCAATGCCTTCGGTGAGTACGACGAATCCCCCGAGGACATGGCCACCACCCTGCGGGGGTTCGCCGAGGACGGCCTGCTGAACCTGGTCGGTGGCTGCTGCGGCTCCACCCCCGACCATATCCGCGCGATCGCCCAGGCCGTAGCCGGGCTCGCACCGCGCGCCCTGCCCGGCGCACAGGAGCAGCACGCCGCATGAGCAGCACGCCTTTCACCCGCCTGTCCGGCCTGGAACCGCTGGTCATCACCCCGGACCTGCTGTTCGTCAACGTCGGCGAACGCACCAACGTCACCGGCAGCGCCCAGTTCCGCAAACTCATCAAGGAGGGCCGCTACGAAGAAGCCGTGGACGTGGCCCGCCAGCAGGTGGCCAGCGGCGCACAGATCCTCGACGTCAACATGGACGAGGGCCTGATCGATTCGGAGGCAGCGATGACCCGCTACCTCAACCTGATCATGTCCGAGCCGGACATCGCGCGCATCCCGGTGATGGTCGACTCCTCGAAGTGGAGCGTGATCGAGGCCGGCCTGAAATGCCTGCAGGGCAAGAGCGTGGTCAACTCGATCTCGCTGAAGGAAGGCGAGGCGCTGTTCCGCGAGCACGCGCGCAAGGTGCTGCGCTACGGCGCCGCCGCGGTGGTGATGGCCTTCGACGAAGCCGGCCAGGCCGATACCTGCGCGCGCAAGGTCGAGATCTGCACCCGCGCCTACCGCATCCTGGTCGACGAGATCGGCTTCCCGCCGCAGGACATCATCTTCGACCCGAACATCTTCGCCGTCGCCACCGGCATCGAAGAGCACGACAACTATGCGGTGGACTTCATCGAAGCCACCCGCATCATCAAGCAGACGCTGCCGCACTGCCATGTGTCTGGCGGCGTCTCCAACGTGTCGTTCTCGTTCCGTGGCAACGAAACAGTACGCCAGGCCATCCACTCGGTGTTCCTGTACCACGCCATCGCCGCCGGCATGGACATGGGCATCGTCAACGCCGGCGCCATGCCGATCTACGACGAGCTGGAGCCGGAGCTGCGCGAGCGCGTGGAGGATGTGATCCTCAACCGCCGCAGCGACGCCACCGAGCGTCTGCTGGAGATCGCCGAGCGCTACAAGGGCAGGAAGGGCGCAGCGAAGACCGAGGACCTGGCCTGGCGCGAGAAGCCGGTCGCGCAGCGCCTGGCGCACGCGCTGGTGCACGGCCTGGACGCGTATGTGGAAGAGGACACCGAACTGGCGCGCCAGGCCTCCAGCCGCCCGCTGGACGTGATCGAAGGCCCGCTGATGGACGGCATGAACGTGGTCGGCGACCTGTTCGGCGCCGGCAAGATGTTCCTGCCGCAGGTGGTGAAGTCCGCGCGCGTGATGAAGAAGGCGGTGGCCTACCTGCTGCCCTACATCGAAGCGGAAAAGGCGCGCAGTGGCGACACCGCCAAGAGCAACGGCAAGATCATCATGGCCACGGTGAAGGGCGATGTGCATGACATCGGCAAGAACATCGTCGGCGTGGTCCTGGCCTGCAACAACTTTGAAGTAGTCGACCTTGGCGTGATGGTGCCGGCACAGAAGATCCTTGATGCCGCCCGCGAACACAACGCCGACCTGATCGGTCTGTCCGGGCTGATCACCCCGTCGCTGGAGGAGATGAGCCACGTGGCCCGCGAGATGCAACGCCAGGGCTTCGACCTGCCTCTGCTGATCGGTGGCGCCACCACCTCGCGCGCGCATACCGCGCTGAAGATCGACCCGCATTACCACGCGCCGACGGTCTGGGTGAAGGACGCCTCGCGCGCGGTCGGCGTGGCGCAGTCGCTGATCTCGCGCGACCTGCGCGAAGCCTTCGTTGCCGCCAACGAGGCCGATTATGCCGAGATCCGTGCGCGGCACCGCAACCGTGGTGATGCCAAGCGCCTGGTCTCGCTGGAGCACGCGCGTGGGCAGAAGTTCCAGGGCGGCTGGGACAGCTACACGCCGCCAGCACCGAACCAGCCCGGCCTGCACGTATTCGACGACTACCCGCTGGCCGAACTGGTCGAGTACATCGACTGGACGCCGTTCTTCCAGGCCTGGGAGTTGGCCGGCAAGTTCCCGGCCATCCTCACCGACGAGATCGTCGGCGCCCAGGCCAGCGATCTGTACAAGGACGCCCGCGCGATGCTCGACCGCATCGTCGGCGAGAAGTGGCTGACCGCCAAGGCGGTGTTCGGCCTGTGGCCGGCCAACAGCATCGGCGACGATGTGCGCGTGCAGCACCCGCAGGGCGAAACCACCCTGCACTTCCTGCGCCAGCAGGTGGACAAGCCGGCCGAGCGCCCGGACTTCTGCCTGGCCGATTTCATTGCACCGGCCGACAGCGGAAAACAGGATTGGATCGGCGCGTTCGCGGTCACCGCCGGCATCGGCATCGACGCCCACGTCGCACGCTTCGAAGCCGAGCATGACGACTACAACGCGATCCTGCTGAAGGCCCTGGCCGACCGCTTCGCCGAGGCGCTGGCCGAGCGCCTGCACCAGCGCGTGCGCACCCGATTCTGGGGCTACGACCGCGCCGAGACGCTGGACAACGAGGCCCTGATCGACGAGCAGTACCGCGGCATCCGTCCGGCACCGGGCTACCCGGCCTGCCCCGAGCACAGCGAGAAGCGCCGCCTGTTCGACCTGCTGCACGCTGAGAAGAACGCTGGCATGGAATTGACCGAGAGCTTCGCGATGCTGCCGACCGCCGCGGTGTCGGGTTACTACTTCAGCCACCCGCAGAGCCAGTATTTCGTGGTCGGCCGCCTCAGCCGCGAGCAGGTCACCGACTATGCGCGGCGCAAGGGCGTGGACCGCGCCCAGGCCGAGCGCTGGCTGGCCTCCAACCTCGACTACGACCCCGAATGACACAAAAGGGCGGAGGGGATCAAGTCGCTCATGAACAAACGACCTGATCCCCTCCGCTCCCTTTTTGCCTCATCATTCCACGATGACCGTTCCCGTTGCCCGCCTCTCAAGTTTCTATCTGTTCTACTACGCGGCGCTCGGGGCGTTCACTCCGTACTGGAGCCTGTTCCTCACCGCGCGCGGGATGAGCGTGACCGCGATCAGCGTGATGATGGGCCTGTGGTATGCCACGCGCGTGGTTGCACCCAGCGCCTGGACCTCGCTGGCGGCCACTTCGCCACGGCCGATCCGCCTGTTGCGCATCGGCTGCGTGCTGACCCTGGTCAGCTTCGCCGCGTTCCTGCTCCCGCTGCCGCAGCCGTGGATGTACCCGGCGATGATCGTGTTCTGCTTCTTCTACAACGCAGTGATGCCGCAGTTCGAGTCGATCACCCTTACCCACCTCGGCAATGACAGCCATCGCTATGGGCTGATCCGGGTCTGGGGCTCGCTGGGCTTCATCGCCATCGTCACCCTGTTCGGCTGGCTGATCGAAGGCGATGGCACCCGCAGCCGCGCCGGCCTGCTGCCGTGGATGATGCTGCCACTGTTCGCGCTGCTGGTCGCCTCGGCCTTCAGCAACCACTACGCTCGCGACATCGGCAAGGCAGGGGGCGACGCCAGCGGCTTCTGGCAGATCGTGCGCCGACCGCCGGTGCTGGCGTTCTTCCTCGCTGCTTTCATGGAGCAGCTGTCGTTCGGGCCGTACTACACGTTCTTCTCGGTCTACATGGACCACCACGGCTACCGCACGTCCACGCTCGGCCTGCTCTGGACCATCGGCGTGGTGTTCGAGGTCGGCGTGTTCTTCACCATTGGGCGCTTCTTCCGTCGCTATGACGCCAGCTGGATGCTGTTGATCGCGCTGGTCAGTTCCTGCCTGCGCTGGGCAGTCACCGCCCTGTTCCCGGAAAACCTGCCGGTGATGCTGGTGGCGCAGACCGCGCATGCACTCGGCTTTGCCGCGTTCTTCGCTGCCGCGATGCAGATGCTGGCGACCTACTTCCCGGGTCGTCTCAACGGCCATGGCCAGGGCCTGCTGTACGGCTTCTCGTCCGGCGTCGGTGGCGTGCTGGGCGCGCTCATCGCCGGCCAGTTGTGGAAGATCGACGAGGGTCGCACCGCGTTTCTGGCCGGCAGCGGCTTCGCGCTGATCGGGGCGCTGCTGTGCTTCTTCGCGCTCAGCCTGCCGCTGATCCGTGCGAGCCGCAGCGGCGCACGCACGGGTTGAGCGCTCCGCCCCGCTTCAGTGCTTCCGCAGTACCTGCAACAGCGACGGCAGCAGCACGCGGTTGCCATAGCCACTAAGGTGATCGCCATCGAAGTACAGCGGCCGGCCATCGCGCTGTGCCGGGCACAGGGTGGCATCGCACAACACCGGCAGCGGATCCCACATCACTGCGCCAGGCAGGCCGTCGACCACCTGCTGCAGGCTGCCCAGCATCGGTGCGCGCAGCGCATCCATGTCCGCGCGGGTGCTGACCAACCCATTGCGGCAGACTTCATTGCGGGCGTTGAAGGTGTCCGAACACCGGTAAGGCGGTGCTGGCAGCACCGGCTTGGGCGCTTCCATCACGATGCGCACGCCGCGCTCAGTCAATGGCTTCCACTGCGCGATCGCCTCGGCCACCTCCGCATCGCGGCCGGCCACGGCTTCCGGTGTCCGTTCGCCGGCGAGCTGCGTCGCGGCATCGAACAGTACGAACTGGTCGGACAGGCGCGGTACCCGCAGTGACACCAGCACAACTACGTCGCCTGGCTGCGCCCGCTGGCTGATATCGGCGAACACAGCGGCATCGAATGCCTCGCAGCCGGCGCCTGCCCCTCGCCATTTCTGCAGACTGACCTGCGGGCAGCCACCGCGGCCGTACAACGACACGTGCGCGCCGGTGTCCAGCGCCAGCCGCTGCAGCAGCTCGATGTAGGCCATGGCATGCGAATCGCCGGCCACGAAAACGTGGGCGGGTGCACCGGCGGAGACCGGAAGATCACAGCGTCCGCGCGCATACGTGCGGGCACTGCCGCCTTCAAAGCGATGCTTGTCGGTCTGCAGCGCGCAGCCAGGGTAGTCGCGGGCGATGCTCTTGCCGCTGGCATACCAGTCCGTTGAATGCCGGCTGACGGTACTCAGCGACAGCAGCGATGCCTGAGAGTACAGCAGCATCTGCAGGCCGCCGGACAGCACAAGCACGGCGGCACCACTGACCACCCAGCGCTGCGAAGTCGCCCGCGGCACCAACGGGCCACGGAAAGGCTGTTCCACCCAGCGCCACGACAGCCAGGACAACACGCCAACCAACAGCATCGCAAGAAGCATCTGCAGCGGCGTATCCAGGCCCACGGTCCAGCGCATCAGTACGAACACCGGCCAATGCCAGAGGTACAGCGAGTAGGACAGCAGGCCGATGCGGCGCATGGGCGCGCTGGCCAGCACGCGGCCGATCCCGGCCTGCGGATGGTGGTGCAGCGCCCACAGCAGGCCCGCCGTCGCGAAGGTCGGCAGCAGGCCGTCTGGCCAAGGTGAATGCCCGGCGCGCGCCGTCCACAGCGCCCAGCCCAGCAGGGCCAACGACAGCGCGGCCAGCAGCGAGAACACCCACCTGCTGCGGGCCAGCGAGCGCTGGGTCAGTGGATCGAGCGATGCCCGCACGTGCAACAACTGGAACAGCAGCACACCTGCGCCCAGCTGCCACAACCGCGTGGTCGTTGCGTAGAACGCCCAGGAAGGCGGGGCCTCGCGCAGACCCAGTACCGCCGCATGCAGCAGGGATGCGACGCTGACCAGCGCGAACAGGCCCACGCTGAGCCAGCGCCCACGCGCGCCCCGTGCCCAGGCCAGGAACAGCAGCGGAAACAGCAGGTAGAACTGCTCTTCCACACCCAGCGACCAGGTGTGGGTATAGGGATTGAACTCGGCCTTGGGCGCGAAGTAGTCGTTGCCTACCGCGGCCAACACCCAGTTGCTGAAGCCGAAGAAGGCCATCAGCCCGGTCTTGTCACTGGCCTCGCTCAACCACGATTCGGGGATGAACAGCACGCTGGCCACTGCGGTGGCCAGCAGGCAGGCCACCAGGGCCGGAGCGATACGGCGGATGCGGCGAGCGTAGAAGCGCAGCATCGATGCCTCCAGCGACAGTGGCGGCAGGCGGTGCACCGAAGCACTCACCACGAAACCGGAAATGACGAAGAACACGTCCACGCCGGTGAAGCCACCCGGCAGCCAGGCCGGATCCAGGTGGAACACGATCACCGCCAATACGGCGACCGCGCGCAGTCCATCGATGTGCGGTACGTAACCGCGCCCTGCATCAGCCGTCATCCTGCCCCTCCCCCCAACCGCCACGTCGGCGGGCGTGGCAGGCAACTCAGTCCATTACCAGACCAGGTCGTCCGGTACCTGGTACTGCGGATCGGCGTACGGATCTTCCTCGGCCGGCGCATTCGGGTCGACCTTCAGCGCCACCGACGCGGCGAACACCGCCTCGGACTGCGCCAGCACCTCGGCGGTCACCAGCAGGTAGCGGCCATTGAGCTGGACCACCCCAAGCTCGCCGGCATTGAGCGCGGTCAGCTGTTCGGCGGTCACATAGATGCGCTTGATCTTGCCGCCATACGGGAAGTGGCGGGCGATATCGGCCGCTTCCGAGTTCAGGCTCTTGTCCTTCAGCAGTTCTTCCAGCTTGGCCTTGGCCTCGCGGCGCACACGCGCCTCTTCCTGCTTCAGGCGCTCGGTCTCGATGCGCTCTTCCTTTTCCTTCTGCGCGCGGATGGCGTAGGCCTTGGCCAGGTCCATCTCTTCAGCGCTGCGCGGCTTGCGCGGGCCCTGCTGGCCCGGGCCACGCGACTGGGCGGACTTGCCCGGGCCACCGTGGCCATGCCCGCGACGCTCGCCGGGCTTGTGCTCGCCCCGGCCTGCGCCCTGCGGCTTTCCATTGCCGTTACCACCCTTGCCCTGCGGGCGGCCATCACGGCGGGGACCATCATTCTTGCGCTCGGGCTTGGGCGCGGGCTTGAAGCCCAGGCCCATCAGCTGGTCGCGGAGGGTATCGCTCATAGGATTCGGATCAGTAGTGCGGCGGCGGCGGTTCGCTCGCCGGATCGGAAGAATTCAGCGCGTTGCGGACCTTGCCCAGGTCTTCCAGCAGCACGCGCAACACGTCGGCGTTGCGCATGCCCTGCATGCGGGCATCGGCCAGCGCATCGCTCAGTTCGGCAAGCGCCTGTTCCTGGAAGGACACGCGCATTTCCAGTTCGACCAGGCGCGCTTCCAGCGCCTGCTCGCGCTCGGTCGGCAGCAGGTCAGACATGCAACGAACGCCCCCGGCCGATGCCGTAGTAGGCCAGGCCCGCTGCTTCCACTTCAGCCGGCTCGTACAGGTTGCGCCCGTCGAATACCGCGGCATCCTTCAGCTGCTCGCGCAGCTTCTGGAAATCGGGGCTGCGGAACTGCTTCCACTCGGTGACCACCACCAGCGCATCGGCGCCCTGCAGCGCTTCGTCGGCGCTGTTGCAGAACACCAGATCATCGCGCTCGCCGAAGATGCGCTGCGATTCGTGCATGGCTTCCGGGTCGTAGGCACGCACCTTGGCACCGCCCTCCCACAGCTGCGCCAGCAGGCGACGGCTGGAGGCTTCACGCATGTCGTCGGTATTCGGCTTGAATGCAAGGCCCCACACGGCAAAGGTCTTGCCGCGCACGCCTTCGTCCTCGCCCTTGTCGTAATGACGCTGGATGAGCGCGAACAAGTGGCCCTTCTGCGCATCGTTGACCGCTTCCACCGCGTTCAGCAGCTTCGGTTCAAGGCCGTACTGCTGCGCCGTGCGGGCCAGGGCCTGCACATCCTTGGGGAAGCACGAGCCGCCGTAACCGGCACCCGGGTAGATGAAGTGCCAGCCGATACGGGGATCCGAGCCGATGCCCTGGCGGACCTGCTCGACGTCGGCGCCCACGCGTTCGGCGATGTTGGCAATTTCGTTCATGAACGAGATCTTGGTCGCCAGCATCGCGTTCGCGGCGTACTTGGTCAGTTCGGCCGAACGCACGTCCATTTCCACCACGCGGTCGTGGTTGCGGTTGAACGGCGCATACAGGCGGCGCATCACCGCCACCGACTCTTCGCTGGTCGCACCGATGATGATGCGGTCCGGGCGCATGCAGTCGGCGACCGCGTCGCCTTCCTTGAGGAATTCCGGGTTGGACACCACGTCGAAGGCGATGTCCGCGCCACGCGCGGCCAGCTCTTCGGCGATGGCGGCACGCACCTTGTCGGCGGTGCCGACCGGCACCGTCGACTTGTTGACCACCACGGTCGGCACGCTCATGTGCCGGCCGATGGTGCGGGCCACGGCCAGCACGTACTGCAGGTCGGCGCTGCCGTCCTCGTCCGGCGGCGTGCCCACGGCGATGAACACCACCTGGCCATGCGCGATGGCAGCCGCGGCATCGGTGGTGAACGCCAGCCGCGAAGCGGCGTGGTTGGCCTTCACCATCGGCTCCAGGCCGGGCTCATAGATCGGGATGAT
This genomic interval from Stenotrophomonas sp. 57 contains the following:
- a CDS encoding UDP-glucose/GDP-mannose dehydrogenase family protein, with amino-acid sequence MRVAIFGTGYVGLVTGTCLADVGHQVVCVDIDQAKVDGLNQGIIPIYEPGLEPMVKANHAASRLAFTTDAAAAIAHGQVVFIAVGTPPDEDGSADLQYVLAVARTIGRHMSVPTVVVNKSTVPVGTADKVRAAIAEELAARGADIAFDVVSNPEFLKEGDAVADCMRPDRIIIGATSEESVAVMRRLYAPFNRNHDRVVEMDVRSAELTKYAANAMLATKISFMNEIANIAERVGADVEQVRQGIGSDPRIGWHFIYPGAGYGGSCFPKDVQALARTAQQYGLEPKLLNAVEAVNDAQKGHLFALIQRHYDKGEDEGVRGKTFAVWGLAFKPNTDDMREASSRRLLAQLWEGGAKVRAYDPEAMHESQRIFGERDDLVFCNSADEALQGADALVVVTEWKQFRSPDFQKLREQLKDAAVFDGRNLYEPAEVEAAGLAYYGIGRGRSLHV